The Paenibacillus thermoaerophilus nucleotide sequence ATCTGTCGATCGAGTTCATGCGCGGCAACATCGACTCGCGTCTGCGCAAGCTGGAGACCGAAGGCTTCGATGCGATCATGCTGGCGGCAGCCGGTCTTCACCGGATGGGCTGGGGCGACCGCATCACGCAATACGTGGACACGGATATTTGCCTGCCGAACGTCGGACAAGGGGCGCTCGGCATTCAATGCAGAGCCGACAACGACTGGATTCGGGAAGTGCTGGCCCGCATCCATCACGAGCCGACCGCCCGCGCCGTAACGGCGGAGCGCAGCTTCATGGCCCGGCTCGACGGCGGCTGCCATACGCCGATGGGCGCTTATGCGCGAGAGCTGGCGGACGGAAGGCTGAAGCTCGAAGGCATGGTCGGTTCCCCGGACGGCAGCCGGATCATCCGGGAGTCCGTCGAAGGCGGGGACCCGGCGCAGCTCGGCATCCTTCTGGCGGAGCGGCTGCTTGAGCAGGGGGCCGATGTCATATTGGAACAGGCTCGAAGAGCCGGGGAGGCTTAACGGATGAAGGAGCACGGGAGCGAGACGGACGGCCGCGGAAGTCAAGCGGACAAGACAACGCGCAAGGGGAAAGTCTATCTGGTCGGAGCCGGTCCGGGCGACGCCAAGCTGATTACGCTGCGGGGGCTGGAAGCGCTGCGCAAAGCCGACGCGATCGTCTATGACCGGCTGGCCAGCCCGAGATTGCTGCAACATGCGAGACCCGACGCCGAACGCATATTCGTCGGCAAGCTGCCGGACAAGCATATGATGAAGCAAAGCGACATCAACGTGCTGTTGAAGGATCTGGCGCTGCAAGGCAAAACGGTGGTCCGGCTGAAGGGAGGGGACCCGGCCGTGTTCGGCCGCGTCGGCGAGGAGGCCGAGGTGCTGGTGCAGCACGGCATCGAGTTCGAGATCGTGCCGGGAATCACGTCGGCGATCGCGGTTCCCGCGTATGCGGGAATTCCCGTGACGCACCGCGATTTGACCTCTTCCTTCGCGATTATTACCGGACACGAGTACCCCAACAAGACATACAAGCAGGTCGATTTCAAAAAGCTGGCGGCCGCTACGGGAACGCTTATTTTTCTCATGGGCGTCGCGAATCTCGGGAACATTTGCCGCCAATTGCTGGAGGCGGGAAAGCCCGCGGATCTGCCCGTGGCGCTGATTCGCTGGGGGACGTGGATGGAACAGCAGACGCTGGTCGGCACCTTGTCCGACATCGAAGAAAAGGTGCGGGAAGCGGGCTTCACGTCCCCGGCGGTCATCATCGCGGGGGATGTCGTCCGGCTGAGGGAGAAGCTGGCCTGGTTCGAGAAAAAGCCGCTGTTCGGGCGGCGTATTCTCGTCACCCGCGCCCGATCGCAAGCGAGCGAGCTGGCCGATCTGATCGACGAGCTCGGCGGGGAACCGATCGAGTTCCCGGTCATTTCGTTGCGGACGCCCGAAGACCCGGACAAGCTGGCGAAACTGGACGAGG carries:
- the hemC gene encoding hydroxymethylbilane synthase, with translation MRTIVVGSRQSALALTQTGQVVDRLKAELESMGIECQIEIKKIVTKGDRILDVTLSKVGGKGLFVKEIEQAMLDGEIDIAVHSMKDMPSELPDGLTIGAVPEREDPRDCLVAAGGVKLDDLPAGARIGTSSLRRTSQLKAYRGDLSIEFMRGNIDSRLRKLETEGFDAIMLAAAGLHRMGWGDRITQYVDTDICLPNVGQGALGIQCRADNDWIREVLARIHHEPTARAVTAERSFMARLDGGCHTPMGAYARELADGRLKLEGMVGSPDGSRIIRESVEGGDPAQLGILLAERLLEQGADVILEQARRAGEA
- the cobA gene encoding uroporphyrinogen-III C-methyltransferase; amino-acid sequence: MKEHGSETDGRGSQADKTTRKGKVYLVGAGPGDAKLITLRGLEALRKADAIVYDRLASPRLLQHARPDAERIFVGKLPDKHMMKQSDINVLLKDLALQGKTVVRLKGGDPAVFGRVGEEAEVLVQHGIEFEIVPGITSAIAVPAYAGIPVTHRDLTSSFAIITGHEYPNKTYKQVDFKKLAAATGTLIFLMGVANLGNICRQLLEAGKPADLPVALIRWGTWMEQQTLVGTLSDIEEKVREAGFTSPAVIIAGDVVRLREKLAWFEKKPLFGRRILVTRARSQASELADLIDELGGEPIEFPVISLRTPEDPDKLAKLDEALSRLDAYNWVVFTSVNGVEFFFKRLRELRIDIRRLASARIAAVGPKTAEALAERGLIAELLPGKFQAEDLFEALKPLLAEGDSVLLPRSAIAREILPEALREIGVNVTVADVYENVVSDEGVEDIVKLLKDKAIHVVTFTSSSTVKNLLAALDKADEDPLALLEGAEIACIGPVTAATAERAGLRVTYMAEEATVRSLVEAIAAATGKSTQEI